A window of the Tunturibacter empetritectus genome harbors these coding sequences:
- the lpxK gene encoding tetraacyldisaccharide 4'-kinase, translating to MSVRRPWLLPLAPLYGVALALKKQLFAWGWLKRSHLESTVISVGSVSAGGAGKTPFVLMLAGILRHRGYAVRILTRGYKRSSEMIARVEPFDDARWHGDEPVLLAQRSGVPVYVGADRYQAGVMAEQGEPSEKLVVHLLDDGFQHRRLARDIDIVLLTQEDVDDTLLPAGNLREPLETIAQADVVVLREEEADSLRSVVKGLSESKNKPSIWTIRRTLSLGEAGEVALPTMPLAFCGIARPENFTRMLSAQGYEATGMVTFDDHHAYNEDDIAHLMQQARAIEANGFVTTEKDAVKLTPILRDRLETVGPIVVARLCVELLDEKQSLEQLVTTVGRLDRRRH from the coding sequence ATGAGCGTGCGACGACCATGGCTGCTTCCGCTGGCTCCTCTCTACGGCGTCGCGCTTGCATTGAAGAAGCAGCTCTTCGCATGGGGCTGGCTGAAGCGCAGCCACCTCGAGAGTACCGTGATCAGCGTGGGCAGCGTCTCTGCGGGCGGTGCAGGCAAAACGCCTTTTGTGTTGATGCTGGCTGGTATTCTGCGCCATCGCGGCTATGCGGTGCGAATCCTCACACGAGGCTACAAACGCAGTTCGGAGATGATTGCACGGGTCGAACCGTTCGACGACGCCCGCTGGCATGGGGATGAACCCGTCCTGCTGGCGCAGCGCTCCGGAGTTCCGGTCTACGTAGGAGCAGATCGCTATCAGGCTGGCGTGATGGCCGAACAAGGCGAGCCCTCGGAGAAGCTCGTCGTTCATCTGCTCGACGACGGATTCCAGCACCGGCGCCTCGCGCGCGACATAGACATTGTCCTCCTAACGCAGGAAGACGTTGACGATACCCTTCTGCCGGCCGGCAACCTGAGAGAACCGTTAGAGACCATCGCACAGGCGGACGTGGTAGTTCTCCGCGAGGAAGAAGCGGACTCACTCAGGAGCGTTGTCAAAGGGTTAAGCGAGTCGAAAAACAAGCCGTCGATCTGGACCATCCGCCGAACGCTCAGCCTGGGAGAGGCCGGAGAGGTAGCTCTGCCCACGATGCCGCTTGCCTTCTGCGGTATTGCCAGACCTGAAAACTTTACCCGGATGCTCTCGGCGCAGGGGTACGAGGCCACCGGGATGGTCACCTTCGACGATCACCATGCCTACAACGAAGACGATATCGCGCACTTAATGCAGCAGGCGCGCGCTATCGAAGCCAATGGATTTGTAACCACTGAGAAGGACGCCGTGAAGCTGACACCGATCCTCAGAGACAGGCTCGAGACGGTCGGCCCCATTGTGGTCGCGCGCCTCTGTGTGGAACTGTTGGACGAGAAGCAGTCGCTGGAGCAGTTAGTTACAACGGTGGGTCGACTGGATCGCCGGCGCCACTAG
- a CDS encoding methyltransferase family protein, producing MSERTTWQKIARRIRVPLGFVFAAVFLWLARPTGKTMLLSLLLVVPGVWLRAYAAGYVRKNAELTFTGPYAYTRNPLYLGSMLIAFGFAAAAGSWVILIALTTLFAAIYIPTIHSEEAYLREHFAGFDDYSARVPRLLPRLTPVTFPADQNASGGRFSWEQWQHHREYNALMGAGAIYLALAVRLFLHHRG from the coding sequence GTGAGCGAACGAACCACATGGCAGAAAATCGCGCGGCGGATTCGCGTACCGCTGGGATTCGTCTTTGCCGCGGTATTTCTATGGCTGGCCAGACCGACCGGAAAGACCATGCTGCTGAGCCTCCTGCTGGTAGTGCCAGGCGTCTGGCTCCGCGCCTATGCGGCAGGCTATGTCCGCAAGAACGCCGAACTGACCTTCACCGGCCCCTATGCCTACACGCGAAACCCCCTCTATCTGGGCTCCATGCTGATCGCCTTCGGATTCGCCGCAGCGGCAGGCAGTTGGGTGATCCTGATTGCACTGACCACGCTCTTCGCAGCCATCTACATCCCCACCATCCACAGTGAGGAAGCCTATCTCCGAGAGCACTTTGCGGGCTTCGATGACTACTCCGCCAGGGTGCCTCGCCTGTTGCCGCGACTGACCCCGGTGACCTTTCCCGCCGATCAGAACGCCAGCGGCGGCAGGTTCTCCTGGGAGCAGTGGCAGCACCACCGCGAGTACAATGCTCTCATGGGTGCTGGCGCGATCTATCTGGCGCTGGCAGTCCGGCTTTTTCTCCATCACCGTGGTTAA
- a CDS encoding glycosyltransferase family 9 protein — MATELKPSRSVATYGSAKSRSVLIVRIGAMGDVLHAMPAVAALRQQHPEWIIGWAIEPAWSALLQSSTDFNCTPPKIDRSDGRPLVDRWHSLPARAWSKHPFALSTLAEIKTTRRDLRRSRYDICVDMQGSIKSALVGRMASTPVFAGPEHPRETPARLLYTQRIQTSAKHVVEQGCELLSAAVGETLRPATVTLPVDPKAELWCDRLLAQTSLTGEKFAFLAPTAGWGAKQWPAGRYGAVAVALRQAGYHSLVNEAPGHRFADAVVTTSEGCAISVPCSVEQMIALQRRAGVVIAGDTGPLHLAATLERPVVGLYGPTDPSRTGPYMPGPYTLDRSKVRVLRHESSRTDHSRHSDPETGLMQISTNEVVEAALELLRDGQDKVKL, encoded by the coding sequence TTGGCCACCGAACTCAAGCCTTCGCGCAGTGTCGCAACCTACGGGTCTGCTAAGTCGCGAAGCGTCCTGATTGTACGAATTGGCGCAATGGGAGATGTGCTCCACGCAATGCCTGCCGTCGCTGCACTGCGGCAACAGCACCCCGAGTGGATTATCGGCTGGGCAATCGAGCCGGCCTGGAGTGCTTTGCTGCAGTCCTCAACCGACTTCAACTGCACTCCCCCAAAAATCGACCGCAGCGACGGAAGACCATTGGTCGATCGATGGCACTCTTTGCCCGCCAGAGCCTGGAGCAAGCACCCCTTCGCTCTCTCTACGCTGGCAGAGATCAAGACGACGCGTCGTGATCTCCGAAGATCTCGGTATGACATCTGCGTCGACATGCAGGGTTCGATCAAGTCCGCACTCGTGGGCCGAATGGCATCCACACCCGTATTCGCCGGTCCGGAGCACCCGCGAGAGACACCCGCACGCTTGCTCTACACCCAACGAATACAAACCAGCGCGAAACATGTAGTCGAGCAGGGATGTGAGTTGCTCAGCGCTGCCGTCGGAGAAACTCTGAGACCAGCAACCGTGACGCTTCCGGTAGACCCCAAGGCGGAGCTATGGTGCGACAGGCTTCTAGCTCAAACCTCCCTGACCGGAGAAAAATTTGCGTTCCTCGCCCCCACCGCCGGCTGGGGTGCGAAGCAATGGCCCGCCGGGCGATACGGCGCCGTCGCTGTTGCCCTGCGCCAGGCCGGATATCACTCGTTAGTGAACGAAGCCCCAGGCCATCGATTCGCAGACGCAGTCGTCACCACAAGTGAGGGGTGCGCAATCTCCGTTCCTTGCTCCGTCGAGCAGATGATCGCTCTCCAGCGCCGAGCCGGTGTCGTGATAGCCGGGGACACCGGACCTCTGCATCTCGCGGCCACGTTGGAGCGGCCAGTAGTCGGTCTATACGGCCCCACCGATCCCTCCCGAACCGGCCCCTACATGCCCGGCCCCTACACGCTCGACCGTTCAAAGGTGCGAGTGTTGCGTCACGAGTCTAGCCGCACAGACCACTCCCGCCACTCCGACCCAGAGACAGGACTCATGCAGATATCGACCAATGAGGTAGTCGAAGCAGCGCTCGAGCTACTGCGCGACGGACAGGATAAGGTAAAGCTGTGA